From Bacteroidota bacterium:
ACCAAGCAATAATCCAAGAATTTATACGGTAGTTGGATATATTTGTGAAACCGATACGTTTGGCTGGGATCGGAAAATTGAAGAAATATCGGAAGGTGATATTTTGTGTTTTCAAAATGCAGGAGCATATTGCTTCTCCATGGCATCAAATTACAATTCACGCTTACGCCCACCTGAAGTGTTAATCCATAAAGGAACAGATTATTTGATTCGGGAAAGAGAAAAACTGGAAGATTTATTGAAAAATCAGAAGGAGATTGAGTTTTAAACAATATTAGCTTGCAAGTATATTAGAAACGTGATAACTCATTTAAGTCATTGATTCTAAAACAGAAAAAACGTCCTGAGCGTTGTCAAAGGACGTTTTTTTATTTATTCGCTATCACAAACTCTTTCAATTCTACTTTTGAAGATTCGAAACTAAAAAGATCGTAAAGCTTTTCGAAGTTTAGCTGATCATAGGTATTCGAATAGGCAAGTTTTGCTATTTCCAAACGAGAATTATCAAAGGTAAAAAGATCAAGAATTTCTTC
This genomic window contains:
- a CDS encoding DUF4476 domain-containing protein, giving the protein EEILDLFTFDNSRLEIAKLAYSNTYDQLNFEKLYDLFSFESSKVELKEFVIANK